The following are from one region of the Salvelinus fontinalis isolate EN_2023a chromosome 5, ASM2944872v1, whole genome shotgun sequence genome:
- the LOC129856168 gene encoding scavenger receptor cysteine-rich type 1 protein M160-like has product MRDTKVVCRELDCGNPVAESGGPLIEKGRRGIRILRCGGDESTIRQCEIIEGGPGVCYGGYYLHVTCSESVRLVDGAGLCSGRVEVKSNQSWASVCEADFDRQDAEVVCRDVGCGAPAALQGGLYGGGEGQTWDKEFQCKGKESLLLDCDTSDRKHNTCLPGNAVGLTYLLVQPDIFLTDSMGGVFRGHQGPEMFRGYSFTIICSTQPQYPGGSFLLTFTGSNRTQTQPAVNHSAAFLFPAADDSHQGNYSCVYDNYVFSHNFSSESELLSLTITGN; this is encoded by the exons ATGAGAGATACTAAGGTTGTTTGTAGAGAGCTGGACTGTGGGAATCCTGTAGCTGAATCTGGAGGACCTCTGATTGAAAAGGGAAGAAGAGGAATCAGAATATTGAGATGTGGTGGAGATGAGTCTActattagacagtgtgaaatCATAGAAGGAGGACCTGGTGTCTGTTATGGTGGATATTATCTTCATGTGACCTGTTCAG agtctgtgcggcttgtggatggagctggtctctgctctgggagAGTGGAGGTGAAGTCCAATCAGTCCTGGGCCTCAGTGTGTGAAGCTGACTTTGACCGGCAGGATGCAGAGGTAGTCTGTAGGGATGTTGGCTGTGGGGCTCCTGCAGCTCTACAGGGGGGGCtctatggaggaggtgagggtcagacctgggataaagagttccagtgtaaaggcaaagagtcccttctcctggactgtgacacctcagacagaaaacacaacacctgcctacctggtaatgctgttggactcacct atctcctggtccagcctgataTCTTCCTGACTGACTCAATGGGAGGGGTCTTCAGGGGCCACCAGGGGCCCGAGATGTTCAGGGGCTACAGCTTCACCATCATCTGCTCCACTCAGCCACAGTACCCAGGAGGCTCCTTCCTCCTCACGTTCACCGGCTCCAACAGAACCCAGACCCAGCCAGCTGTCAATCACTCTGCTGCCTTCCTCTTCCCTGCTGCAGATGACTCCCACCAAGggaactacagctgtgtttatgacaattatgttttctctcataacttctcctctgagagtgagctcctctccctcaccatcaCAGGTAACTGA